A stretch of the Filimonas lacunae genome encodes the following:
- a CDS encoding type VI secretion system baseplate subunit TssF, with the protein MHENSEHIRNRMLQAAAKIWGYPETDAASDFDPLVSLLLSVNAAELERLSNEIQHSRIRIMERMVQLMAPDVLTGPLPASAVLYALSTDNQTMLGAHEQFFYSRRVAAASESEPVRNKDLYFTPAGNFFLNKCAVHYMATGNKLFRYTDTLTKELVAYTQGQAALAPNVLWLAIDQCDISLHNTQFYFQIRNEVNKPVFYNQLPQGKWYINGQSVQVKKGYNSREEDALYNQVEQLLQQGGIAAKVLQQVRKLFAHCFITLTDADNISAHSAAIMPEAISKVFAPHQLQALLARSVRWVQVVFPENITSEMLEDVNCFTNCIPIVNRRLHDVTYRLQEMANVLPLTTDDQFFDVASVTDDNGSQLHLRNPSKEAGEDIDILFRSGGAGRFDERDATAVIQNLIQLLRDESAAFSRLGRDLIAEETRQLQQVITKLEQLLAQKQPQAERVPYLIIRKGKHADVRHLFVKYWSTNGAMGNDIKAGTPLLPYKTGAVNHAVTCLLTNTHGGRDRLTQADSVVAYKQAVLSKDRVMSQEDIRLFVLGYFGNRVKRIEVEKGVMVAVDTSKGFVKTIDVKVVLEKKAYLDAMEKNEVNYWKEHLALQLADRSMAFMPFRIFIEDAA; encoded by the coding sequence ATGCACGAAAATAGTGAACATATCAGAAACCGTATGTTACAGGCGGCTGCCAAAATATGGGGGTATCCGGAAACGGATGCTGCGTCCGATTTTGATCCGCTGGTGTCATTATTGTTATCGGTCAATGCCGCTGAACTGGAGCGTTTATCCAACGAAATTCAACATAGTCGCATACGGATAATGGAGAGGATGGTGCAGCTGATGGCCCCGGATGTGTTAACCGGTCCTTTGCCAGCATCTGCTGTTTTGTATGCATTAAGTACCGATAACCAAACCATGTTGGGGGCGCATGAACAGTTTTTTTATAGCAGGCGTGTAGCTGCTGCTTCGGAAAGTGAACCTGTCAGAAATAAAGACCTGTATTTTACACCGGCAGGTAATTTTTTCCTGAATAAATGTGCCGTGCACTATATGGCAACGGGCAATAAGCTATTCCGGTATACAGACACTTTAACCAAAGAGCTGGTGGCTTATACACAAGGGCAAGCGGCTTTGGCGCCTAACGTTTTATGGCTGGCCATAGATCAATGCGACATCAGCCTGCACAATACCCAGTTTTATTTTCAAATAAGGAATGAAGTAAATAAGCCTGTTTTTTACAATCAGCTACCGCAAGGAAAATGGTACATCAATGGCCAGTCTGTGCAGGTGAAAAAAGGGTACAATTCCCGGGAAGAGGATGCGCTGTATAACCAGGTAGAACAATTGTTACAACAAGGTGGTATTGCTGCTAAAGTACTGCAACAGGTAAGAAAATTGTTTGCGCATTGTTTTATTACCCTTACCGATGCAGATAACATCTCTGCGCATAGCGCGGCTATTATGCCCGAAGCTATTAGTAAGGTTTTTGCGCCGCATCAGTTGCAGGCTCTATTGGCCCGTTCTGTAAGATGGGTGCAGGTTGTGTTTCCGGAAAATATCACCAGCGAAATGCTGGAAGATGTAAACTGTTTTACCAACTGCATTCCTATAGTAAACCGCCGCTTGCATGATGTTACCTACCGATTACAGGAAATGGCCAATGTATTACCACTCACCACGGATGATCAGTTTTTTGATGTGGCCAGTGTTACGGATGACAATGGAAGTCAACTGCATTTGCGGAATCCCTCGAAAGAAGCGGGAGAAGATATAGATATATTGTTTAGAAGTGGCGGGGCTGGCCGGTTTGATGAACGGGATGCCACTGCTGTTATTCAAAACCTTATCCAGTTGTTGCGGGATGAAAGCGCCGCTTTTTCGCGATTAGGGAGGGATTTAATTGCAGAGGAAACCAGGCAATTGCAACAGGTGATTACCAAACTGGAGCAATTGCTGGCGCAAAAGCAACCGCAGGCAGAGAGAGTACCTTATCTGATTATACGTAAAGGCAAGCACGCCGATGTACGCCATTTGTTTGTAAAATACTGGAGCACCAATGGGGCAATGGGTAATGATATCAAGGCCGGCACTCCATTACTGCCCTATAAAACAGGAGCAGTAAACCATGCCGTTACCTGCCTGCTTACTAATACGCATGGTGGCCGTGACAGGTTAACACAGGCTGATAGTGTGGTTGCTTATAAACAGGCTGTTTTATCTAAAGACAGGGTGATGAGCCAGGAAGATATCCGGCTGTTTGTGCTGGGATATTTTGGTAATCGCGTAAAACGCATAGAAGTAGAGAAGGGAGTAATGGTAGCAGTAGATACCAGTAAAGGATTTGTAAAAACGATTGATGTAAAAGTGGTGCTGGAGAAAAAAGCTTACCTCGATGCCATGGAAAAAAATGAAGTGAATTACTGGAAAGAACACCTCGCGCTTCAGTTGGCGGATAGGTCTATGGCCTTTATGCCTTTTAGAATATTTATAGAGGATGCTGCTTAA
- a CDS encoding type VI secretion system baseplate subunit TssG — METKDRLQQLLAQLQQSNVDIKAEIVLWQAITAGVQRGELVVKNSRFFEREYARDIASCNIVEDDWYRCYMEVQLTRPGFYDMLPESLFFQPGTNDFHRRMGAAEMAAQYQQHKQKERELRLFFQPFENEVFHQQLMLEKEEVALLDALNNKALNRFLVHFWNLPVQLPIALAASFILLMPYAHHINGNIAFMQQCLELLLNERVAVVVKNARETQAAANLQAGLGQQNLGDSMICGNSFYEDYPVLQYTIGPLQHSPVTGYVKGGLQYLLLETFNRFFAPVEADIIIDVEVEREAAVMRFTEEEQPVLGYSSVL; from the coding sequence ATGGAAACAAAAGACCGTTTACAACAACTACTCGCACAACTGCAGCAAAGCAATGTCGATATAAAAGCGGAAATAGTGCTTTGGCAGGCAATAACAGCAGGTGTACAACGTGGCGAACTGGTGGTGAAAAATAGTCGTTTTTTTGAACGGGAATATGCACGGGATATAGCGAGCTGCAATATAGTGGAGGATGACTGGTATCGTTGTTATATGGAGGTGCAGCTAACCAGGCCGGGGTTTTATGATATGTTGCCGGAAAGCCTGTTTTTTCAGCCAGGCACCAACGACTTTCATCGCCGGATGGGAGCGGCTGAAATGGCGGCACAATACCAGCAACATAAACAGAAAGAAAGGGAACTGCGCCTGTTTTTTCAGCCATTTGAAAACGAAGTATTTCATCAGCAACTGATGTTGGAAAAAGAAGAAGTGGCGCTGCTGGATGCTTTAAACAATAAGGCCTTAAACAGGTTTCTGGTACATTTCTGGAACCTGCCTGTTCAGTTACCTATAGCACTGGCGGCATCATTTATTCTGTTAATGCCTTATGCACATCATATTAACGGCAATATTGCTTTCATGCAACAGTGTCTGGAATTATTATTAAACGAACGGGTAGCCGTAGTGGTGAAAAATGCCCGCGAAACCCAGGCCGCTGCTAACCTGCAGGCGGGGCTGGGGCAGCAAAATCTGGGAGATAGCATGATATGTGGGAACTCATTTTACGAAGATTACCCGGTGTTACAATATACTATTGGTCCGCTGCAACATTCACCGGTAACGGGCTATGTGAAAGGCGGATTGCAATACCTGCTTCTGGAAACATTCAATCGTTTTTTTGCACCGGTGGAAGCGGATATCATCATTGACGTAGAAGTGGAAAGAGAAGCAGCAGTGATGCGGTTTACAGAAGAAGAGCAGCCGGTTCTTGGTTATTCTTCTGTATTGTAA
- a CDS encoding TssN family type VI secretion system protein — protein sequence MEKWFSPDMSPSFLLVGIGVLSISTVFGLVVSKIRGSFKPFGKASLIYLLAYGAAFALLGFCIALPLKTYLQHYVFIQVLFAGLGVMHLFTQYRFLKWSGEGAFWAELLFTIVLTMLGYLCFVMVYRIVNREGIELIMGTVSCAFILPFFVFYTYRKAVQIPPKIFIQWFYPVHKHIQDPDESKLKNLLIISFEFLKKENDRYSTNFRAKAPSDMEFGQLFYYFINDYNERHPGGTIHYTNTTGEPTGWIFFKKPKWYTIVTQYIDTDKSIFLNNIRENDVIICSRIS from the coding sequence ATGGAAAAATGGTTTTCGCCTGATATGAGCCCTTCGTTTTTATTAGTAGGTATTGGTGTGTTAAGCATCAGTACTGTGTTTGGGCTTGTGGTATCTAAAATACGCGGAAGCTTTAAACCGTTTGGAAAAGCTTCTTTGATCTATTTGCTGGCATATGGTGCAGCCTTTGCTTTACTGGGGTTTTGTATTGCTTTGCCATTGAAAACGTATTTGCAACATTATGTGTTTATACAAGTGTTGTTTGCTGGCTTAGGAGTAATGCACTTGTTTACGCAGTACCGGTTTTTGAAATGGTCTGGCGAAGGGGCATTCTGGGCTGAGTTGTTGTTTACGATAGTATTAACGATGTTGGGCTATTTGTGTTTTGTAATGGTATACCGCATTGTAAACCGCGAGGGCATTGAGTTAATAATGGGTACCGTTTCCTGTGCTTTTATATTGCCCTTTTTTGTTTTTTATACCTATCGAAAGGCGGTGCAAATTCCTCCGAAAATATTTATACAATGGTTTTATCCGGTTCATAAGCACATACAGGATCCGGATGAAAGCAAGCTGAAAAACCTGCTGATTATCAGTTTTGAGTTTTTGAAAAAAGAGAACGATCGCTACTCTACTAATTTCAGAGCCAAAGCTCCTTCTGACATGGAGTTTGGACAGTTGTTTTATTATTTCATCAACGATTACAACGAGCGCCACCCGGGCGGCACTATTCATTATACCAATACCACCGGTGAACCTACCGGTTGGATCTTTTTTAAAAAGCCTAAATGGTACACTATTGTTACACAGTACATTGATACCGATAAGAGCATTTTTTTAAATAATATCAGGGAGAATGATGTGATTATTTGCAGCCGTATTTCCTGA
- the tssO gene encoding type VI secretion system TssO, translated as MSQVMNAQERRQAFWKFLFFFVLSTALIVGVVYFDMRIPSKDNEMLREQVAHYKIQATAQEKFVKSMDEARGLIDSLNKPGANMVYLNQQVAAKIRELSELQYKDSSIYSRLNKTVLDVYLRYQESTNKVVSMGDVPRQLEEYKMKYEQAQRDLDNARRDLDVIRRSTNGY; from the coding sequence ATGTCACAAGTCATGAATGCACAGGAAAGACGCCAGGCCTTTTGGAAGTTTCTTTTCTTTTTTGTGCTGTCCACCGCACTGATAGTGGGCGTTGTTTATTTTGATATGCGTATCCCTTCCAAAGACAATGAAATGTTGCGCGAACAGGTAGCACATTATAAAATTCAGGCTACTGCGCAGGAGAAGTTTGTAAAAAGTATGGATGAGGCCCGTGGTTTAATTGACTCATTGAATAAGCCGGGTGCCAATATGGTATACCTGAATCAGCAGGTGGCAGCCAAAATAAGAGAACTTTCTGAGTTGCAATATAAAGACAGCAGTATATACAGCCGGCTGAATAAAACGGTGCTGGATGTGTATTTACGTTACCAGGAAAGCACGAATAAAGTAGTGAGCATGGGTGATGTGCCACGGCAGCTGGAAGAGTATAAAATGAAATATGAGCAGGCACAGCGAGATCTGGACAATGCCAGGCGCGATCTGGATGTGATCAGGAGAAGCACGAACGGGTATTAA
- a CDS encoding C40 family peptidase: protein MKQTIPLLLLVMLMAACGGSRKTTRSYETIILKGDTVAIPRNATDSAMMRNELLRQKFANYLNTSTDSILNLPLYRFIDKWLNTPYLWGGTDERGIDCSAFIQRLLSDVYRIDIPRTSIQQFFTRSVEPFAGRHYLSEGDLVFFRTTEGKVVSHVGLYLSNHMFINASVSRGVSIASLNDPYWKKRYVAAGRVKVNKNSTAHK from the coding sequence ATGAAACAGACTATTCCCTTACTCCTACTTGTAATGTTGATGGCAGCATGCGGCGGATCCAGGAAAACCACCAGAAGCTATGAAACCATTATCCTGAAAGGCGACACTGTTGCTATACCCCGCAACGCCACTGACTCTGCCATGATGCGTAACGAACTGCTGAGACAGAAGTTTGCTAATTATCTGAACACTTCTACCGACAGCATACTCAACCTTCCGCTTTACCGATTTATTGATAAATGGCTCAATACACCATACCTCTGGGGAGGCACAGACGAACGTGGCATTGACTGTTCGGCCTTCATACAAAGATTGTTGAGCGACGTGTACCGTATTGACATTCCCCGCACGTCTATTCAACAGTTTTTTACCCGCAGTGTAGAGCCGTTTGCAGGCCGCCATTATCTTAGCGAAGGCGACCTGGTGTTTTTCCGTACAACAGAAGGAAAAGTAGTTTCGCACGTGGGCCTTTATCTGAGTAATCATATGTTTATCAATGCTTCTGTTTCCCGGGGCGTAAGCATTGCCAGCCTTAACGATCCCTACTGGAAAAAACGATACGTTGCAGCAGGCCGGGTAAAAGTGAATAAAAACAGTACTGCGCATAAATAA
- a CDS encoding PKD domain-containing protein: MEKKQTLAIRLDENVILVMLVAAVLAAIVMMIRYKNYAPCMPFNLTSRAGNYYTGEVVRFETNAKKFRQLQWSFGDNQSNETAVGSAVHAYDQPGEYTVSLTVNGECTEYKTIYITRAPRVVDSVLLPKFVFPQSAEVGKPVNFEDTTHGASTWEWRFGETAGIDATARNPDYVYRTPGLKTISLVINNNPLQLAVGKVYVNPAPPPPVKKPAGGGAAPVIVIQDKPTYAPISEQLPAAPKEEEVKKAPDIDRAGFEAMLRAVANNYKNAESFNGYLCNNLNIQVSLNGTEVTFSELCNKLASLKSEKKIKRLNVQMVKNEKTNCIVALVVDMKLRGNLFEKIF; encoded by the coding sequence ATGGAAAAAAAACAAACACTGGCTATTCGACTGGACGAGAATGTAATTCTGGTGATGCTGGTGGCTGCTGTACTGGCAGCAATCGTAATGATGATAAGATATAAGAACTATGCTCCCTGTATGCCTTTTAATCTCACTTCCCGTGCTGGAAATTATTATACGGGTGAGGTGGTTCGCTTTGAAACCAATGCAAAGAAATTCAGGCAGTTGCAGTGGAGCTTTGGAGATAATCAAAGCAATGAAACGGCTGTAGGGTCGGCTGTGCATGCTTATGATCAGCCAGGAGAATATACAGTGTCGTTAACTGTAAACGGGGAGTGTACAGAATATAAAACTATTTATATAACAAGGGCTCCACGAGTGGTAGACTCGGTACTGTTACCCAAATTTGTATTTCCCCAATCGGCCGAGGTGGGTAAGCCTGTAAATTTTGAAGATACTACACATGGGGCAAGCACCTGGGAATGGCGTTTTGGTGAAACGGCTGGTATTGATGCCACTGCACGTAATCCGGATTATGTGTACCGGACTCCCGGGTTAAAAACTATTTCACTGGTAATTAATAACAACCCTTTGCAGCTGGCCGTGGGTAAAGTGTATGTTAACCCTGCGCCACCACCACCGGTAAAGAAACCTGCCGGAGGGGGCGCTGCTCCTGTAATTGTGATTCAGGATAAACCCACTTATGCACCTATAAGTGAGCAGTTGCCAGCTGCGCCAAAAGAAGAGGAAGTGAAGAAAGCGCCTGATATTGACCGGGCAGGTTTTGAAGCTATGTTACGCGCTGTTGCTAATAATTATAAAAATGCGGAAAGCTTTAATGGCTACCTGTGCAATAATCTGAATATCCAGGTAAGTCTGAATGGAACAGAGGTTACTTTTTCTGAACTGTGCAACAAGTTAGCTTCTTTAAAAAGTGAAAAGAAGATTAAGCGATTGAATGTGCAGATGGTAAAGAATGAAAAAACAAACTGTATAGTAGCCTTAGTGGTGGACATGAAATTACGTGGTAATCTTTTTGAAAAAATATTCTAA
- a CDS encoding ATP-dependent Clp protease ATP-binding subunit: MIANTVNDIALDANVEKAIDIAQAIAKENRHGSFSAAHLLKGLLHKEVLLEPFLLSVDADVYYLADWAEVRIEEYPKSGHFNGTIIAAEDIAVLLDEADNIRLMLNKDHLEPLHVLIALSTPGVSFSYEQLKTFPLQRAVLMERAGALNSKQQLLQPAQATVAKNGTEVQAITRYCIDKTLLAAEGKLDPIVGREQEVRMMAEILSRRSKPNVLLIGEPGVGKSALVDGFTLAIKSGEVPQFLQQAKVFELDNGALAAGASYKGEIEERLKQIVKEIKQFEKAILFIDEMHVLMDRQGAFAGAANLLKPELARGAVTIIGATTLDEYRKYIEKDEAFARRFELLEVEEPDAATAYRMVKTVLPLYEEHHGITVPDETVKESVRLAKRYIKDRKLPDAAIDLIDRSMAALKLLSDTGSTFLQHFKNAYETVSQEEAEMDAYLWHYRQLKSSTSAIVWSLLEEDFQPEEVKELDEWKRLLSGIYDKLAAIVATNRTSLDKHDVASIVADKTGIPLGKVQAQEKERLLNMQAIIKERVVGQDHAVQVISEAVLESRSGLGKAGQPIGSFFFLGPTGTGKTELAKALAEFLFQDASSIIRFDMSEFKEEHAAALLYGAPPGYVGYEEGGLLVNKIRQQPYAVVLFDEIEKAHPSVFDLFLQLMDEGKLHDKLGKEGDFSNALVLFTSNIGSQYVVDSFNEGRVPDNASLMNIMSKHFRPEFLGRLTEIVPFAPMKQAVVNRILDIQLKDVHLALEKQHIKLVLRPAAHNQLAVMGYTPEYGARPLGGVIRSQIRRPLSKKIISNELLAGRLAILDYSEREGFRWEIKNEL; the protein is encoded by the coding sequence ATGATAGCAAATACGGTGAATGATATAGCGCTGGATGCAAATGTGGAAAAGGCCATTGATATTGCACAAGCCATTGCTAAAGAAAACAGGCACGGTAGTTTTTCTGCCGCGCATCTGTTAAAGGGGCTTTTACATAAAGAGGTTTTGCTGGAGCCGTTTTTATTGTCTGTTGATGCAGATGTATACTATCTGGCAGATTGGGCAGAAGTACGTATAGAAGAGTATCCTAAAAGCGGCCATTTTAACGGAACCATCATTGCTGCGGAAGATATAGCAGTGTTGCTGGATGAGGCGGATAATATTCGTTTAATGCTGAATAAAGACCATCTGGAGCCTTTGCATGTGTTAATAGCATTGAGCACTCCGGGGGTAAGTTTTTCTTATGAGCAGCTAAAAACTTTTCCGTTGCAACGTGCGGTTTTAATGGAACGGGCGGGTGCACTGAATAGTAAGCAACAGTTGCTACAGCCTGCCCAGGCTACAGTGGCTAAAAATGGAACTGAGGTGCAGGCTATTACCAGGTATTGTATAGACAAAACGTTATTGGCAGCAGAAGGCAAGCTGGACCCTATCGTTGGGCGTGAACAGGAGGTGAGGATGATGGCTGAAATTTTAAGCCGGAGGTCAAAGCCTAATGTGTTATTGATTGGCGAACCTGGTGTGGGCAAGTCTGCTTTGGTAGATGGTTTTACATTGGCTATAAAATCAGGAGAAGTGCCGCAGTTTTTGCAACAGGCCAAAGTGTTTGAGCTGGATAATGGAGCATTGGCGGCCGGAGCTAGTTATAAAGGAGAGATAGAAGAGCGTTTAAAGCAAATTGTGAAAGAGATAAAGCAGTTTGAAAAAGCAATTTTATTTATTGACGAAATGCATGTGTTAATGGACAGGCAAGGTGCTTTTGCGGGAGCGGCTAATTTGCTAAAGCCTGAACTGGCCCGTGGTGCTGTAACTATTATTGGCGCTACTACCCTGGACGAGTATCGGAAATATATAGAAAAAGATGAAGCCTTTGCCCGTCGTTTTGAATTGCTGGAAGTGGAAGAGCCTGACGCAGCAACTGCATACAGAATGGTGAAAACCGTACTGCCTTTATATGAAGAACATCATGGTATCACGGTGCCGGATGAAACGGTAAAAGAATCTGTAAGACTAGCTAAAAGATATATAAAAGATCGTAAACTACCGGATGCTGCTATTGATTTAATAGATCGTTCTATGGCTGCGCTGAAGCTGTTATCTGATACAGGTAGTACATTTTTACAACATTTTAAAAATGCCTACGAAACTGTATCACAGGAAGAAGCGGAAATGGATGCTTACCTGTGGCATTACCGACAGTTGAAAAGCAGTACCAGCGCTATAGTATGGAGTTTGCTGGAAGAAGATTTTCAGCCAGAAGAAGTAAAAGAGTTAGATGAGTGGAAAAGGTTGCTGTCGGGCATATATGATAAGCTGGCTGCAATTGTAGCTACCAACAGAACATCGCTGGATAAACATGATGTGGCTTCCATTGTGGCGGATAAAACGGGTATTCCCCTGGGAAAAGTGCAGGCCCAGGAGAAAGAGCGGTTGCTGAACATGCAGGCCATTATAAAAGAGCGGGTGGTTGGTCAGGACCATGCTGTGCAGGTGATTAGTGAAGCGGTGCTGGAGTCCAGGTCGGGTTTAGGGAAGGCAGGACAGCCTATAGGATCTTTCTTTTTTCTCGGCCCTACGGGAACGGGTAAAACAGAGCTGGCTAAAGCTTTAGCAGAATTCTTATTTCAGGATGCTTCCAGCATTATCAGGTTTGATATGTCGGAGTTTAAAGAAGAGCATGCCGCAGCCTTATTGTATGGAGCTCCTCCGGGTTATGTAGGATATGAAGAAGGAGGCTTGCTGGTGAATAAAATCAGGCAACAACCTTATGCGGTGGTGTTGTTTGATGAGATTGAAAAGGCCCATCCATCTGTATTTGATCTTTTCCTGCAATTAATGGATGAGGGCAAACTGCATGATAAGTTGGGTAAAGAAGGCGATTTTTCTAATGCATTGGTGCTATTCACTTCCAATATTGGCAGCCAATACGTAGTAGATAGTTTTAATGAAGGGAGGGTGCCGGACAATGCAAGCCTTATGAATATTATGAGCAAACATTTCAGGCCTGAGTTTTTAGGAAGGCTTACGGAGATTGTGCCTTTTGCACCCATGAAGCAGGCTGTGGTAAATCGAATATTAGATATTCAGTTAAAAGATGTTCATTTGGCTTTGGAAAAACAGCATATTAAGTTAGTGTTAAGGCCTGCGGCACATAACCAGCTGGCAGTCATGGGGTATACTCCTGAATACGGCGCACGGCCATTGGGAGGAGTGATCAGATCGCAGATTCGCCGCCCATTGTCTAAGAAGATCATTAGCAATGAGTTATTGGCCGGACGCCTTGCTATACTGGATTATAGCGAAAGAGAAGGGTTTCGCTGGGAGATAAAGAATGAATTGTAA
- a CDS encoding DUF5458 family protein, which translates to MATEQVKAAEAVQQEASTYKTIVESGESLDAHLQGLARLGGFDLLESAIDGIQNINPDRKARKKIFLEENSKKEEREALKKTLQWWADVLSGADDVSEIINTCNARSEQAEKVLKVNLKNALKRTEDLERSYRSVALFFKNTESLKVKNVSIVNVEPEQLKDLDNTRFIDAVNNELTNNYDRLDLRNNYSILILPGYLGGNKVLEKWAKIAHENKVMLVTDFENLDSPDDVMELFEAANLTGGDPYRSNVVMTCNWLVGRGKFDAVGEEDHLYVPPAAALGGKIYYTLMSQVTAGKKFGGINEVDGVKFDLKKSEIASLEKLGLIPMVKEYGKVMAFSAKTLFNGDNLGLQTYSVVRVFDYVTKVMMDFLNRRAFENFTANTRKELNGQIVKFLDGITGPSKLIENFSIKRFEQDPNQKDRIYLDIHLKPYFPAKTFMIKLEGQKGEETDKTEWMSSYEQDGK; encoded by the coding sequence ATGGCTACAGAACAAGTGAAAGCAGCCGAAGCAGTTCAGCAGGAAGCTTCAACCTATAAAACCATTGTAGAAAGTGGCGAGTCGCTCGACGCGCATTTACAAGGCCTGGCAAGGCTGGGTGGTTTTGATTTACTGGAATCTGCCATTGATGGTATCCAGAATATTAATCCGGACAGAAAAGCACGCAAAAAAATATTCCTGGAAGAGAATTCCAAAAAAGAAGAACGGGAAGCGCTGAAAAAAACATTACAATGGTGGGCAGATGTGTTGAGCGGTGCAGATGATGTTTCTGAAATTATCAATACCTGTAATGCCCGTTCCGAGCAGGCAGAGAAAGTACTGAAAGTGAATTTGAAAAACGCACTGAAGCGAACAGAAGATCTGGAACGCAGCTATCGTTCAGTGGCTTTGTTTTTCAAGAACACCGAAAGCCTGAAAGTGAAAAATGTATCTATTGTAAACGTGGAGCCGGAGCAGTTGAAAGATCTGGATAACACCCGTTTTATAGATGCGGTGAATAATGAGCTCACCAACAATTACGACCGTTTGGATTTACGGAACAACTATAGCATTTTAATATTACCTGGTTACCTCGGGGGCAATAAGGTATTGGAAAAGTGGGCAAAGATTGCACACGAAAACAAGGTAATGCTGGTGACGGATTTTGAAAACCTGGATTCGCCTGATGATGTAATGGAGTTGTTTGAAGCAGCTAACCTTACCGGAGGGGACCCCTACCGCTCCAATGTAGTGATGACTTGTAACTGGCTGGTTGGTCGTGGTAAGTTTGATGCAGTAGGTGAAGAAGATCATTTATATGTTCCACCTGCAGCAGCATTGGGGGGTAAAATCTATTATACATTAATGTCGCAGGTAACTGCTGGTAAAAAGTTTGGTGGTATTAATGAAGTGGACGGGGTGAAGTTTGATTTGAAGAAAAGCGAGATTGCCAGCCTGGAAAAATTAGGCTTGATACCCATGGTGAAAGAGTATGGAAAAGTAATGGCTTTTTCTGCTAAAACACTGTTTAATGGCGATAACCTGGGATTGCAAACCTACTCCGTGGTAAGGGTATTTGATTACGTAACGAAGGTGATGATGGACTTCTTAAACAGACGTGCCTTTGAAAACTTTACAGCCAATACACGTAAAGAATTAAACGGGCAGATTGTGAAGTTCCTGGATGGCATTACCGGCCCTAGTAAACTGATTGAAAACTTTAGTATAAAAAGATTTGAGCAGGATCCTAACCAAAAAGACAGGATATACCTGGACATACATCTGAAACCATATTTTCCTGCTAAAACTTTCATGATAAAACTGGAAGGGCAAAAAGGAGAAGAAACGGATAAAACAGAATGGATGTCGTCCTATGAACAAGATGGCAAATAG
- the tssD gene encoding type VI secretion system tube protein TssD: protein MSFSLQLKVGGKTVNVLNCHYQLKQETDATGRPSSITRGGKITLTVESTGDTTFFEWMCNNFERKDGSIVFVKRDDKATLKELTFKEAYLVEYKENYDSSDQNPVTETFTLSSREIALGTGSHVNEWVKN, encoded by the coding sequence ATGTCATTTTCATTGCAACTGAAAGTGGGTGGTAAAACAGTGAATGTACTGAACTGCCACTACCAGCTGAAGCAGGAAACGGATGCAACGGGTCGTCCATCCTCTATTACCCGTGGAGGCAAAATCACGCTTACTGTTGAGTCAACAGGAGACACTACATTCTTTGAGTGGATGTGTAACAACTTTGAAAGAAAGGATGGCTCTATCGTGTTTGTGAAGCGTGATGATAAAGCCACTTTGAAAGAGCTGACATTTAAAGAGGCTTACCTGGTGGAATACAAAGAAAATTATGATTCCAGCGATCAGAATCCGGTAACAGAAACATTCACACTGAGCTCACGTGAAATAGCGCTGGGTACAGGTTCTCATGTAAATGAGTGGGTGAAAAACTAA